One window of candidate division WOR-3 bacterium genomic DNA carries:
- a CDS encoding chemotaxis protein CheW: protein MKDKEEISYKKFLDFFKEKTEGSKKETPIKEEIEEKTTKKKIKKKIKKKKIEEKEEIVEKEELQEPGFKPEKNFEVKPEEIKEELPEAIVEVEEVKDEEFLIFRSGSENYAIYTQDASEVITGLEIFEATDLPSYAIGMANFRDRIIPVISFSKLLNIEEEKEPYSFIFIEKKDKKESFFLRVGEVKGIYKKRDVKLLEVPYDLNKEIFKKIILIDKELVPLIDVIKLVEKKE from the coding sequence ATGAAAGATAAAGAGGAAATAAGCTACAAAAAATTTCTCGATTTTTTTAAAGAAAAAACAGAGGGAAGTAAAAAGGAAACACCTATAAAAGAAGAAATAGAAGAAAAAACTACAAAAAAGAAAATAAAAAAGAAAATAAAAAAGAAAAAAATTGAGGAAAAAGAAGAAATAGTTGAAAAAGAAGAATTACAGGAACCGGGATTTAAGCCAGAAAAGAATTTTGAAGTGAAACCCGAGGAAATAAAAGAAGAATTACCCGAGGCAATTGTAGAAGTGGAGGAAGTTAAAGATGAAGAATTTTTAATTTTCAGGTCAGGAAGTGAAAACTACGCAATTTACACTCAGGATGCATCAGAAGTTATAACTGGTTTAGAAATTTTTGAAGCAACTGATTTACCATCTTATGCTATAGGTATGGCTAATTTTAGGGATAGAATAATACCTGTTATTTCCTTTTCTAAACTTTTAAATATTGAAGAGGAAAAAGAGCCTTATTCCTTTATTTTTATTGAAAAGAAAGATAAAAAAGAAAGTTTTTTCCTTAGAGTAGGTGAAGTGAAGGGAATTTATAAAAAAAGGGATGTGAAATTACTTGAAGTCCCTTATGACCTTAATAAGGAAATTTTTAAAAAAATAATTCTTATTGATAAAGAACTTGTTCCCCTTATAGATGTTATAAAGTTAGTGGAAAAGAAGGAATAA
- the hslV gene encoding ATP-dependent protease subunit HslV — translation MIYSTTVLGILKDGKAVIGADGQVTFGETILKHKAKKVMKIYNGEVLVGFAGAVADAYTLFENLEKNLKEFKGDLMRASVELARKWRQDKFLRRLEALIAVINKEKALIISGNGEVVEPEYGIVAIGSGAPYARAAALALLKHTDLEPKRIVEEALKIAAEICIYTNENFTILEL, via the coding sequence ATGATTTATTCTACAACTGTTTTAGGCATTTTAAAAGATGGTAAGGCAGTAATAGGGGCTGATGGGCAGGTTACCTTTGGAGAAACAATTTTAAAACATAAGGCAAAAAAGGTAATGAAAATATATAATGGAGAGGTCCTTGTGGGATTTGCTGGTGCGGTTGCTGATGCCTATACCCTTTTTGAAAATCTTGAAAAAAATTTAAAAGAATTTAAAGGAGACCTTATGAGAGCTTCCGTTGAACTGGCAAGGAAATGGAGGCAAGATAAATTTTTGAGGAGACTTGAAGCACTTATTGCTGTTATTAATAAAGAAAAGGCTCTTATAATCTCTGGAAACGGTGAAGTTGTTGAACCTGAATATGGAATAGTTGCTATTGGTTCTGGTGCTCCTTATGCAAGAGCTGCTGCCCTTGCTCTTTTAAAACATACTGATTTGGAACCAAAGAGAATTGTTGAAGAAGCCCTTAAAATTGCTGCTGAAATATGCATTTACACAAATGAAAATTTTACAATTTTAGAACTATGA